In Chloroflexota bacterium, the following proteins share a genomic window:
- a CDS encoding SHOCT domain-containing protein: MKEERQETRDSKSDVAEDENAVVFRANQQKAFEAIREAIVQRMTNFKTETKATSGLDELERLASLRDKGVITEDEFAQKKRQLLGL; the protein is encoded by the coding sequence GTGAAAGAGGAGAGGCAAGAGACGAGGGATTCGAAATCAGATGTTGCAGAAGATGAGAACGCAGTCGTTTTCAGGGCTAATCAGCAGAAGGCGTTCGAGGCGATAAGAGAGGCTATTGTACAGAGGATGACTAACTTCAAGACCGAAACAAAAGCAACCTCGGGGTTAGATGAACTGGAGAGGCTTGCCTCTCTACGGGACAAAGGAGTCATTACCGAGGATGAGTTTGCACAGAAGAAGCGGCAGCTCCTGGGTCTGTGA
- the prfB gene encoding peptide chain release factor 2 (programmed frameshift), translating into MQTEKARLEDLHSRISAMMVRLDIVGKEKEISELEKNSSVPDFWQNPAQANQIMRRLSALKEETQSWRGLEGKVNELKELVDLALQEGDISLEQEVRSEIDRVSSDLERRDFQLLLSGEYDKRDAIVAIHAGAGGTESQDWAEMLLRMYLRWVEKRGYRAEVLDTSPGEEAGIKSAVLEIRGNLAYGYLRSEHGVHRLVRLSPFDSDHARHTSFALVEVLPEVEQTMEVKINPDDLKIDTFRSSGPGGQNVQKTSSAVRITHIPTGLIATCQSQRSQHQNKEVALKVLQARLLDVEWNKRAEERSRLKGEHVAAAWGNQIRSYVLHPYKMVKDHRTGLETSNAAAVLEGDLDEFMEVYLRSQIGKGS; encoded by the exons ATGCAAACTGAGAAGGCGAGGCTGGAAGACTTACATAGCCGAATTTCTGCTATGATGGTGCGTCTT GACATAGTAGGAAAAGAGAAGGAGATCTCTGAGCTAGAGAAGAACTCCAGCGTCCCTGATTTCTGGCAGAATCCGGCCCAAGCGAATCAGATCATGCGTCGGCTCAGCGCGCTGAAGGAAGAAACCCAAAGCTGGCGTGGGCTGGAAGGCAAAGTCAACGAACTCAAGGAGTTGGTTGACCTCGCACTTCAAGAAGGGGACATTTCTCTGGAACAGGAAGTCCGCTCCGAAATAGATCGGGTATCCTCCGATCTGGAGAGGCGCGATTTTCAACTGCTTCTCAGCGGTGAATATGACAAGCGTGATGCTATTGTGGCCATCCATGCAGGTGCTGGAGGCACCGAATCTCAGGACTGGGCGGAGATGCTATTGAGAATGTATCTGAGGTGGGTGGAGAAGCGGGGCTATCGGGCTGAGGTACTTGATACCTCACCCGGAGAGGAAGCAGGGATAAAGAGTGCTGTGCTGGAGATCAGGGGGAATCTTGCCTATGGCTATCTCAGGTCGGAGCATGGTGTGCACCGCCTGGTTCGCCTTTCTCCCTTTGATTCGGATCATGCCCGGCATACCTCATTTGCCTTAGTGGAGGTATTGCCTGAAGTAGAGCAAACCATGGAGGTAAAGATAAATCCTGATGATCTAAAAATAGATACCTTCAGGTCAAGCGGCCCAGGTGGTCAGAACGTGCAGAAGACGAGTTCGGCGGTCAGGATAACGCATATCCCGACCGGGCTGATAGCCACTTGCCAAAGCCAGCGTTCTCAGCACCAGAATAAGGAGGTAGCCCTCAAGGTGCTGCAGGCTCGACTTCTGGATGTGGAGTGGAACAAAAGGGCTGAGGAGAGATCAAGGCTCAAAGGCGAGCATGTCGCGGCTGCCTGGGGGAACCAGATACGCAGCTATGTTCTCCACCCCTATAAGATGGTAAAGGACCATCGGACTGGCCTTGAAACCAGCAATGCGGCAGCAGTCCTGGAGGGTGACCTGGATGAGTTCATGGAGGTTTATCTGAGGTCACAAATAGGCAAGGGATCATGA
- the radC gene encoding DNA repair protein RadC, with the protein MKKSFTIHDLPPMERPRERLLQLGPEALSVQELLALILGRGVRGESVMLTAQRLLSGFGSLQGIADSSIGELLEIKGIGLAKAGQLKAAFELGRRLEGYPEEDKTAIKNPENVLKEVGGRLKGKKREHFLTLLLNTRNKVIGVAPVSIGSLDSSIVHPREVFKEAISASAASVIFVHNHPSGDPQPSEDDIKLTRRLVEAGNIVGIEVLDHVIVADRSYVSLKDMKLM; encoded by the coding sequence ATGAAGAAGTCATTTACTATTCATGATCTGCCACCCATGGAGCGTCCCAGGGAGAGGCTTCTTCAGTTGGGCCCTGAAGCCCTCTCTGTGCAGGAACTGCTGGCGCTGATCCTGGGCCGGGGGGTAAGGGGTGAATCGGTGATGCTGACTGCGCAGCGATTGCTGAGCGGATTTGGAAGTTTGCAGGGCATAGCTGATAGCTCGATAGGGGAGCTATTAGAGATCAAAGGCATAGGCCTGGCCAAGGCGGGACAGCTTAAAGCTGCCTTCGAATTAGGCAGGAGGCTGGAGGGTTATCCTGAGGAAGACAAGACTGCCATAAAGAACCCTGAGAATGTGCTTAAAGAGGTCGGGGGCAGGCTCAAAGGTAAGAAGAGGGAGCATTTCCTGACGCTCCTCTTGAATACCAGAAATAAGGTAATAGGAGTAGCCCCGGTCTCCATAGGCAGCCTTGACTCCAGTATTGTCCACCCAAGGGAAGTGTTCAAGGAAGCGATATCAGCCAGCGCTGCCTCGGTGATCTTTGTGCACAATCACCCTTCCGGCGACCCCCAGCCATCGGAAGATGACATAAAACTCACCAGACGGCTGGTTGAAGCCGGTAACATTGTGGGCATCGAGGTTCTGGACCATGTCATTGTAGCTGACAGGTCATATGTCAGTCTGAAGGACATGAAGCTGATGTAG
- the rsmH gene encoding 16S rRNA (cytosine(1402)-N(4))-methyltransferase RsmH — MPLRTPLKNPQPAVIHVPVLLQTVIDLLNIRPGGRYIDCTLGTAGHAAAILEKSLLPGGSLLGIDADPRAIEVAKERLEHYGGAAILVNGNFRSLRDICREHSFYPVEGILFDLGLSSLQLEDEERGFSFRFDAPLDMRFDPGQPITAANIINNFPEGDLAALLRKYGEEPQSRHIARKIVSHRPINTTLQLANIVGQASGGSRGRIHPSTRTFQALRIAVNQELTNIEEALEQTIDLLHPGGRLVVISYHSLEDRLVKQFMRRESKGCLCPPDVPVCSCGHNPTLKLVNRKVITPSMAERKDNPRSRSAKLRAAERL; from the coding sequence ATGCCACTGAGAACTCCACTGAAAAATCCGCAACCAGCGGTGATCCATGTACCTGTACTTCTCCAAACGGTGATCGATCTCCTGAACATCCGGCCGGGTGGCCGTTACATCGACTGCACTCTGGGCACAGCAGGGCACGCCGCTGCCATCCTGGAGAAAAGCCTGCTGCCGGGAGGCTCGCTCCTGGGCATAGATGCAGATCCCAGGGCCATAGAGGTAGCAAAGGAAAGGCTCGAACATTACGGCGGAGCTGCCATCCTCGTCAACGGGAACTTCAGATCTCTCCGGGACATCTGTCGGGAACACAGTTTCTATCCGGTAGAGGGCATCCTGTTTGACCTGGGGCTCTCCTCGCTCCAGTTGGAGGATGAAGAGCGGGGATTCAGCTTCAGGTTCGATGCTCCTTTAGACATGCGCTTCGATCCAGGGCAGCCAATCACTGCAGCTAATATCATCAACAACTTCCCGGAGGGCGACCTTGCTGCTCTTCTCAGAAAGTATGGCGAAGAGCCCCAAAGCCGTCACATAGCCAGAAAGATTGTCAGCCACCGTCCCATCAATACAACGCTGCAGTTGGCCAACATAGTAGGGCAAGCTTCAGGAGGGAGCCGCGGCAGGATTCACCCGTCAACAAGGACTTTTCAAGCACTGCGTATCGCTGTTAACCAGGAACTGACCAATATTGAGGAAGCCCTTGAACAAACGATCGATCTTCTTCATCCAGGAGGAAGGCTGGTCGTCATCAGTTATCATTCCCTGGAGGATCGCCTGGTGAAACAATTTATGCGAAGAGAGTCAAAGGGTTGTCTCTGCCCTCCGGACGTACCGGTCTGTAGTTGTGGACATAATCCCACGCTGAAGCTTGTCAATCGAAAGGTGATCACCCCATCAATGGCGGAAAGGAAAGATAACCCGCGTAGTCGCAGCGCCAAACTGAGAGCAGCAGAACGCTTATGA